From the Ferrigenium kumadai genome, one window contains:
- a CDS encoding ArnT family glycosyltransferase, which translates to MLNRNPEKLTLWLVLLGALSFAPTLFFYLTGEEGIYTITSMEMWHSQNWLQQIMYGADNGRPPLVNWLIMPLANLIGWQHVAIATRTVSVAATLGMAGWLYWLGRRLFADKSFALFAALAALSLADLLLYRGWLSYTDPVFAFFTFGAMATLWIAALERHKGWLLVSVLLVSCAMLSKAFTAYIFYGTVGLVLLWQRPARSFLLSPTALFILALALAVPFAWFTSLPHAGGHSAGMLSEIVQKISIQDGAGYLARLVTYPLETAIWLSPTVLLAVYLWWRKRLMLPETRPDVFRTGLFIAALSVAPYWLSPQGGIRYLLPVYPLVALVGARIIWRAGESGRTLALRWFASIIAFKFVFALILFPYYQSHYRGENYAQAAQTIVERTQGFPLYINDSRSIGLSITGYIDAGRLPQAPLVHPPAGWDDGFVLSPVPDERAGRVAETYKLAGDEIYLLCRGSACGDAPVDK; encoded by the coding sequence ATGCTGAACCGCAACCCTGAAAAACTGACCCTCTGGCTGGTGCTGCTCGGCGCCCTGAGCTTCGCGCCCACCCTATTCTTCTATCTGACGGGCGAGGAGGGAATTTACACCATCACCTCGATGGAGATGTGGCACAGCCAGAACTGGCTACAACAAATCATGTATGGCGCCGACAACGGGCGCCCGCCGCTGGTGAACTGGCTGATCATGCCGCTGGCCAATCTGATCGGTTGGCAGCATGTCGCCATTGCCACCCGCACCGTGTCGGTGGCCGCGACGCTGGGCATGGCCGGCTGGTTATACTGGCTGGGCCGGAGGCTGTTTGCCGATAAATCCTTCGCCCTGTTTGCCGCGCTGGCCGCCTTGTCGCTAGCCGACCTGCTGCTCTATCGCGGCTGGCTCAGCTACACCGACCCGGTCTTCGCCTTCTTCACCTTCGGCGCGATGGCCACGCTGTGGATCGCCGCCTTGGAGCGGCACAAGGGCTGGCTGCTGGTTTCCGTGCTGCTGGTCAGCTGCGCGATGTTGTCCAAGGCCTTCACCGCGTACATCTTCTACGGCACAGTGGGCCTGGTATTGCTGTGGCAACGGCCCGCGCGCAGCTTCCTGTTGTCGCCGACGGCGCTGTTCATTCTCGCACTGGCCTTGGCCGTGCCGTTCGCGTGGTTCACTTCGCTGCCACATGCGGGCGGACACAGTGCGGGCATGCTGAGCGAGATCGTGCAAAAAATTTCGATCCAGGACGGCGCCGGATACCTCGCAAGACTCGTCACCTATCCGCTTGAAACGGCCATCTGGCTATCGCCGACGGTGTTGCTCGCCGTTTACCTGTGGTGGCGCAAACGCCTGATGCTCCCGGAAACGCGGCCGGATGTCTTCCGTACAGGACTGTTTATTGCGGCCCTGTCCGTTGCGCCGTACTGGCTCTCGCCGCAGGGGGGGATCCGCTACCTGCTGCCGGTTTATCCCCTGGTTGCGCTGGTCGGCGCACGAATCATCTGGCGCGCAGGAGAGTCCGGCAGAACCCTGGCGTTACGCTGGTTCGCCAGCATCATCGCCTTCAAGTTCGTGTTCGCGCTGATCCTGTTCCCCTACTACCAGAGCCACTACCGCGGGGAGAACTATGCGCAGGCCGCACAAACCATCGTGGAGCGCACGCAGGGCTTCCCTCTGTATATCAACGATAGCCGCTCGATCGGCCTGTCAATCACCGGCTACATCGATGCGGGACGCCTCCCTCAAGCACCATTGGTGCATCCGCCCGCCGGATGGGATGATGGTTTTGTGCTTTCGCCAGTACCGGACGAGCGCGCCGGCAGAGTCGCCGAGACCTACAAACTGGCCGGGGACGAAATCTACCTGCTATGCCGCGGCTCTGCCTGCGGCGATGCGCCTGTCGACAAATAA
- a CDS encoding WxcM-like domain-containing protein — protein sequence MANYFVHEKAICESSSIGDNTRVWAFAHILPKAVVGADCNICDGVFIENDVVLGDRVTVKCGVQLWDGLAVEDDVFIGPNATFTNDRFPRSKIYPEQFAKTVVRKGASIGANATILPGLEIGAGAMIGAGAVITRSVPPHAIAVGNPARIIGYVGTQDVPPATPGTITGGVIPSEVDGVTLHELPRIEDMRGTLSVGEFERSIPFIPKRYFLVFDVPSREVRGEHAHRHCQQFLICVRGSCSVVADDGKNRREYLLDRPELGIYLPPMVWGTQYKYSSDAVLLVFASDYYDAADYIRDYAEFKALVGKQS from the coding sequence ATGGCAAATTATTTCGTGCATGAAAAAGCAATCTGCGAATCCTCCAGCATCGGTGACAACACCCGGGTTTGGGCTTTCGCGCACATCCTGCCCAAGGCCGTCGTCGGCGCGGACTGCAACATCTGCGACGGCGTGTTCATCGAGAATGACGTCGTCTTGGGCGATCGCGTCACGGTGAAATGCGGCGTGCAGCTGTGGGACGGACTGGCCGTCGAGGACGATGTGTTCATCGGCCCGAATGCCACCTTTACCAACGACCGCTTCCCGCGCAGCAAGATATATCCCGAACAGTTCGCGAAGACCGTCGTGCGCAAGGGCGCTTCCATCGGCGCCAATGCGACCATACTGCCCGGCCTGGAGATCGGCGCGGGTGCGATGATCGGAGCCGGCGCGGTGATCACCCGCTCGGTGCCGCCCCACGCCATCGCCGTCGGCAACCCGGCACGCATCATCGGCTACGTCGGCACACAGGATGTCCCGCCAGCCACGCCGGGCACGATAACCGGAGGGGTCATTCCCTCCGAGGTCGACGGCGTCACCCTGCACGAACTGCCGCGCATCGAGGACATGCGCGGCACTCTGAGCGTAGGCGAGTTCGAGCGCTCCATCCCGTTCATACCGAAACGCTATTTCCTGGTGTTCGACGTGCCCAGCCGCGAGGTCCGCGGCGAACATGCACACCGGCATTGCCAGCAGTTCCTCATCTGCGTCAGGGGCAGCTGTTCGGTGGTCGCGGACGACGGCAAGAACCGCCGCGAGTACCTGCTGGACCGGCCCGAACTCGGCATCTACCTGCCTCCCATGGTGTGGGGAACGCAATACAAGTATTCCAGCGATGCCGTGCTGCTGGTGTTCGCCTCCGACTACTACGACGCCGCCGACTACATCAGGGACTACGCCGAATTCAAGGCGCTGGTCGGCAAGCAGTCCTGA
- a CDS encoding acyltransferase family protein produces the protein MSQLPRISYLKPDYRPDIDGLRAIAVLSVIGFHAFPVLVPGGFIGVDIFFVISGFLISKHIWEELESRTFSIKTFYARRVRRIFPALAVVLFACLGMGWLILSPGEYEQLGKHVEGGAGFVSNILYWKEAGYFDNAADTKPLLHLWSLGIEEQFYIAWPLILAFLWRQPHHAGWMLPSLLGASFFYSMMVVRNDTVADFYSPLTRFWELALGAVLAHEAIRKFTLNGLQRELLAWFGLALIVSGIVVLNNRAPFPGAWALLPTVGAACLIQAGETTRLNRQLLSHPWLVWVGLISYPLYLWHWPLLSFARIMESATPEPAIRLVLVAASFVLAWLTWKLVERPIRSRPRSRSIVLALSIAMIALLLTGEAVRKLDGIKTRKLDMLNGDPATLVLGADRDRLQHECGLSESKKSLFQYCLRGAQEPRYALLGDSKAEALFYGLVRESPANMQWLMIGSVSPPGPNPNLENKQELKNHLALQAVIDNPAIRVVGIAVALRGIFSLDKDTGFISSNIQPPPPLDSYSHLVAALEHAGKRVVFIIDNPTFPDPRSCISGGATSSPALNQFLRRKENPHCTVSYAAHMEGTRIYREFVKALQQRHPGLVIYDPAPLLCDVPNNVCAVTREGKFLYSYGDHISDYANSMIARDMVPMIRQLDTP, from the coding sequence ATGTCACAGCTTCCGCGCATTTCCTATCTGAAGCCGGATTACCGCCCCGACATCGATGGCTTGCGCGCCATTGCGGTATTGTCGGTAATCGGGTTTCACGCGTTTCCCGTACTGGTACCCGGCGGCTTCATCGGGGTGGATATCTTCTTCGTGATCTCCGGCTTCCTGATTTCCAAACATATCTGGGAAGAGCTCGAGTCGCGGACGTTCAGCATCAAGACGTTCTATGCCCGCCGCGTCAGACGCATTTTCCCGGCGCTGGCAGTAGTACTGTTTGCCTGCCTGGGCATGGGCTGGCTAATCTTGTCTCCCGGCGAATACGAACAGCTCGGCAAACATGTCGAAGGCGGCGCCGGCTTCGTTTCCAACATCCTTTACTGGAAAGAAGCGGGCTATTTCGATAACGCCGCCGATACCAAGCCACTTTTGCACCTCTGGTCGCTCGGCATCGAGGAACAGTTCTATATCGCATGGCCATTGATTCTGGCTTTCCTGTGGCGCCAACCTCACCACGCAGGCTGGATGCTCCCATCCCTGCTGGGCGCATCGTTCTTCTACAGCATGATGGTGGTGCGGAACGACACGGTGGCGGATTTCTATTCGCCGCTGACCCGCTTCTGGGAACTGGCACTGGGTGCAGTCCTGGCACACGAAGCCATACGCAAATTCACACTGAACGGTTTGCAACGCGAACTGCTGGCGTGGTTCGGTTTGGCGTTGATAGTGTCGGGTATCGTCGTACTCAACAACCGTGCCCCCTTCCCCGGCGCGTGGGCACTGCTCCCTACAGTGGGCGCAGCCTGCCTGATCCAGGCCGGAGAAACAACCCGATTGAACAGGCAACTCCTGTCGCATCCCTGGCTGGTATGGGTCGGATTGATCAGCTACCCGCTGTATCTGTGGCACTGGCCGCTGCTTTCCTTTGCACGGATCATGGAATCCGCCACGCCTGAACCGGCCATCCGGCTGGTGTTAGTCGCAGCAAGTTTCGTCCTGGCCTGGCTGACCTGGAAACTGGTTGAGCGGCCGATCCGTTCCAGGCCGCGATCCCGCAGCATCGTACTTGCGCTCAGCATAGCGATGATTGCGCTTCTTCTCACTGGGGAGGCCGTCAGGAAACTTGACGGCATCAAGACTCGCAAACTCGACATGCTCAACGGTGATCCTGCCACGTTGGTCCTTGGCGCCGACCGGGACAGGTTGCAGCACGAGTGCGGATTGAGCGAATCGAAAAAATCCCTGTTCCAGTATTGTTTGCGCGGCGCGCAGGAACCCCGTTACGCACTGCTCGGTGACAGCAAGGCCGAGGCGCTGTTCTATGGACTAGTGCGGGAATCGCCGGCAAACATGCAATGGCTGATGATTGGATCGGTCTCCCCGCCCGGCCCTAATCCGAATCTGGAAAACAAGCAGGAACTCAAGAATCACCTTGCGCTGCAAGCGGTCATCGACAACCCGGCTATCCGGGTCGTAGGTATTGCCGTCGCGCTCAGAGGGATATTTTCGCTGGACAAGGATACCGGGTTTATCTCCAGTAACATTCAGCCCCCGCCGCCACTCGATAGCTACAGCCACTTGGTCGCCGCGCTGGAGCATGCAGGCAAACGCGTGGTGTTCATCATCGATAACCCGACCTTCCCGGATCCGCGCAGTTGCATCAGCGGCGGAGCCACATCCAGTCCGGCATTAAACCAGTTTCTGCGCCGCAAGGAGAATCCTCATTGCACAGTAAGTTACGCCGCGCATATGGAAGGAACAAGAATCTACAGGGAATTCGTCAAGGCCTTGCAGCAACGTCATCCGGGCCTGGTGATTTACGACCCCGCGCCATTGTTGTGCGACGTGCCGAATAATGTGTGCGCGGTGACGCGCGAAGGGAAGTTTCTATACAGCTATGGCGATCATATCTCCGACTACGCCAACTCGATGATAGCCCGGGATATGGTGCCGATGATCCGTCAGTTGGATACACCCTAA
- a CDS encoding glycosyltransferase family 2 protein, with product MARLSVILITKNEAANIRACLDSVAWADEIIVVDSGSTDGTTAIARDFTQHVYEHDWPGFGPQKNRALDYATGEWVLSLDADERVTPELRAEITAVLASPRAEGYRIPRLSSFCGRFMHHSGWRPDYVLRLFRRDKGRFSDALVHEAVQVHGRVEDLKHDLLHFSYRDFDDVLAKLNGYSSAGSEMLQRRGKRGGLASALFHGLWAFIRTYFLRAGFLDGREGFMVAIMNAENSYYRYIKLWLKQRH from the coding sequence TTGGCTAGGCTTTCGGTCATCCTAATCACTAAGAACGAGGCAGCGAACATACGTGCCTGTCTGGACTCGGTGGCATGGGCGGATGAGATCATCGTGGTTGATTCCGGCAGCACGGACGGGACAACGGCGATCGCGCGTGACTTTACGCAGCACGTCTATGAACACGACTGGCCCGGTTTCGGTCCGCAAAAGAATCGTGCGCTGGATTACGCGACCGGCGAGTGGGTGCTGTCACTGGATGCCGACGAGCGGGTGACGCCGGAGTTGCGGGCGGAAATCACTGCGGTGCTTGCAAGCCCGCGCGCCGAGGGTTACCGGATTCCCCGCCTGTCCAGTTTTTGCGGACGTTTCATGCATCATTCCGGCTGGAGACCGGACTATGTGCTGAGGCTGTTCCGGCGCGATAAGGGACGATTCAGCGATGCGCTGGTCCACGAAGCGGTGCAGGTTCATGGGCGTGTTGAGGATCTGAAGCATGACCTGCTGCATTTCAGTTACCGCGATTTTGACGATGTGCTGGCCAAGCTGAACGGATATTCAAGCGCCGGCTCGGAAATGCTGCAGCGTCGCGGCAAGCGTGGCGGCCTCGCTTCCGCGCTATTTCACGGGTTATGGGCATTCATCCGCACATATTTCTTGCGGGCCGGGTTCCTCGACGGGCGTGAGGGATTCATGGTCGCGATCATGAACGCCGAAAACAGTTACTACCGCTATATCAAACTGTGGCTGAAGCAAAGGCATTGA
- a CDS encoding polysaccharide biosynthesis protein yields the protein MNLTKKRIHNLRVALAVLHDFVAVMAAWTLAYLLRFNFDLPDDFEAELLRTMIWVAPLQMLIFWRFGLYRGIWRYASTADLRHIILAIFMSAAAIPLLFWMLRLGLVIPRAVLVINPLLLILMMGGSRFIYRMWKEQGLYGDIKLRGEPVLILGAGDAAVSLAKELNKSNDWRLVGYLDDNREQHGLTLNGVRVLGPLDDMPYWTERMGVSQVIIAMPSSSHQQRKRAIQLCNAAKVNVLTVPSFDDLMSGRVAVTKLRPIELDDLLGRDPVQLDDAGLHGLLTGRVVLVTGAGGSIGSELCRQIARFAPAQLVLFELCEFALYTIEQELSRSFPDLDFVCLVGDVRDAARVDEVMGMYCPAAVFHAAAYKHVPMMEQHNAWQAIRNNVRGTWTVARASQRHGVGKFVLISTDKAVNPTNVMGASKRLAEMVCQGLQREDGTRFVMVRFGNVLGSTGSVIPRFREQIAEGGPVTVTHPEITRYFMSIPEAAQLVLQAGLMGEGGEIFVLDMGEPVKIVDLAKDLIRLSGFNEEEIKIEFTGLRLGEKLYEELLADNEHTLPTPHPKLRVARAQRVDDIWLGALLEWTDSVTMPDKEVRTALKKWVPEYHPNEGGNGA from the coding sequence ATGAACTTAACCAAAAAAAGAATACACAATTTGCGTGTGGCCTTGGCCGTCCTCCACGATTTCGTGGCAGTGATGGCGGCATGGACGCTGGCCTATTTGTTGCGATTCAACTTCGATTTGCCGGATGATTTTGAAGCTGAATTACTCCGTACCATGATCTGGGTGGCACCACTGCAAATGCTGATTTTCTGGCGGTTTGGTTTGTATCGAGGTATCTGGCGCTATGCCAGCACCGCTGATTTGCGTCACATCATACTGGCAATATTTATGTCTGCCGCGGCCATCCCGTTGCTGTTCTGGATGTTGCGCCTCGGCTTGGTGATACCCCGTGCGGTGCTGGTGATCAATCCACTGTTGCTGATCCTGATGATGGGGGGGAGCCGTTTTATATACCGTATGTGGAAGGAGCAGGGGCTATACGGCGACATCAAGTTGCGCGGCGAGCCGGTGCTGATCCTGGGGGCAGGTGACGCCGCAGTCAGCCTTGCCAAGGAATTGAACAAGAGTAATGACTGGCGGCTGGTGGGATATCTCGACGACAACCGTGAGCAGCATGGCCTTACGCTCAATGGCGTTCGCGTGCTGGGACCGCTGGATGACATGCCCTACTGGACCGAGCGGATGGGAGTGTCACAAGTCATCATCGCGATGCCGTCTAGTTCGCATCAACAGCGCAAGCGGGCCATCCAGTTATGCAATGCTGCAAAGGTGAATGTCCTGACGGTGCCGTCTTTTGACGATCTTATGAGCGGGAGGGTAGCGGTCACGAAGCTGCGACCGATCGAACTTGACGACTTGCTGGGACGCGACCCGGTTCAACTGGACGATGCTGGGTTGCATGGCTTGCTGACCGGCAGGGTCGTGTTGGTTACCGGCGCCGGCGGTTCCATCGGTTCTGAGCTGTGCCGTCAGATTGCCCGCTTCGCGCCGGCACAGCTGGTGCTGTTTGAGTTGTGCGAATTCGCGCTGTACACCATCGAGCAGGAACTGAGTCGAAGCTTCCCCGATCTGGACTTCGTCTGCCTGGTCGGCGATGTGCGCGACGCGGCGCGTGTGGACGAAGTGATGGGTATGTATTGCCCTGCGGCGGTATTCCATGCCGCGGCGTACAAGCATGTGCCGATGATGGAACAGCACAACGCCTGGCAGGCGATCCGTAACAACGTGCGGGGCACTTGGACTGTGGCACGGGCTTCACAGCGCCACGGCGTCGGCAAGTTCGTGTTGATTTCCACGGACAAGGCAGTGAATCCGACCAACGTGATGGGAGCCTCCAAGCGGCTGGCCGAAATGGTGTGCCAAGGTCTGCAGCGGGAAGATGGAACACGCTTTGTTATGGTGCGCTTCGGCAATGTGCTGGGCAGTACTGGCAGCGTGATTCCCAGATTCCGCGAACAGATCGCCGAGGGGGGGCCGGTTACCGTCACCCACCCCGAGATCACCCGCTACTTCATGTCTATCCCGGAAGCGGCCCAGTTGGTGCTTCAGGCGGGTTTGATGGGGGAAGGCGGTGAGATCTTCGTGCTTGATATGGGTGAGCCAGTGAAAATCGTCGATTTGGCCAAGGACCTGATCCGACTGTCCGGCTTTAACGAAGAGGAAATCAAGATCGAGTTTACCGGCCTGCGGCTTGGCGAGAAGCTGTATGAGGAGTTGCTTGCAGACAACGAACACACCCTGCCCACGCCGCATCCCAAGTTGCGCGTCGCCCGTGCGCAACGGGTCGATGATATCTGGTTGGGAGCGCTGCTGGAATGGACGGACTCTGTCACCATGCCGGATAAAGAAGTGCGTACCGCGTTGAAGAAGTGGGTGCCGGAATATCATCCGAACGAAGGGGGTAATGGCGCATGA
- a CDS encoding glycosyltransferase family 4 protein yields MRVFEFEPGLYRLQPSFMADGKMKLLHVVRRYGPVGGMERYVWELTRELAALGHRVEVVCERCHVEKPPGIKVVELGEIAQRPRWLSYLRFGRSVARWLRNNPHPGWLIHSHERLGMHQVTTFHGPPFASVRERPWWKKLSLRVAMQLYLERRELATAQAIIPNSEFIRRQLAHYYPEYAGKLTAPVVPGVLPGPVREPHQVEPGGGVIGFVGREWKRKGLPHAVEIVSQLRCARPNLELWVVGPRPEEVQHLFAGWSGGYRLLGWREQAPYVEFDVLLHSALAEPYGMVISEAMSARVPVVVSDVCGAAAQVGPEAGEVLPLSASPDVWAGAVERQLARGGAVPQFVRGWDEVARECEPIYLSTGASPQAEPRHSR; encoded by the coding sequence ATGCGGGTCTTTGAATTCGAGCCCGGATTATACCGGCTCCAGCCCTCTTTCATGGCAGACGGAAAAATGAAGTTGTTGCATGTCGTGCGCCGCTACGGTCCAGTCGGCGGTATGGAGCGTTATGTTTGGGAGCTGACCCGCGAACTGGCCGCGCTCGGCCATCGGGTCGAAGTGGTGTGCGAGCGTTGCCATGTCGAGAAACCGCCTGGCATCAAGGTAGTCGAGCTGGGTGAGATAGCCCAGCGTCCGCGCTGGCTGTCGTATCTGCGGTTTGGCCGCAGTGTGGCGCGCTGGCTTCGGAACAATCCCCATCCTGGTTGGCTTATCCACAGTCATGAGCGGCTTGGCATGCACCAGGTCACCACCTTCCATGGCCCCCCCTTTGCCAGTGTGCGCGAACGGCCGTGGTGGAAAAAGCTGTCGCTGCGCGTAGCGATGCAACTCTATCTGGAGCGCCGCGAACTGGCGACGGCGCAGGCCATCATTCCGAACTCGGAGTTCATACGTCGCCAGTTGGCGCACTATTATCCCGAGTATGCCGGCAAGCTGACTGCGCCAGTCGTGCCCGGCGTGTTGCCCGGTCCGGTGCGGGAGCCGCATCAGGTCGAGCCGGGCGGGGGCGTGATCGGATTCGTCGGGCGCGAATGGAAGCGTAAGGGGCTGCCGCATGCGGTCGAGATTGTTTCGCAATTGCGCTGCGCGCGGCCGAACCTTGAGTTGTGGGTGGTCGGGCCGCGTCCCGAAGAGGTGCAGCACCTGTTCGCTGGTTGGTCCGGCGGCTACCGGTTACTGGGCTGGCGTGAACAGGCACCCTATGTTGAGTTCGATGTATTGCTGCACTCGGCGCTAGCCGAGCCGTACGGCATGGTGATCTCCGAAGCGATGTCCGCACGAGTTCCGGTGGTGGTGTCTGATGTGTGCGGGGCAGCGGCGCAGGTTGGTCCCGAGGCCGGCGAGGTCTTGCCATTGTCGGCCTCCCCCGATGTCTGGGCCGGTGCGGTCGAACGGCAACTGGCCCGCGGGGGGGCGGTGCCTCAGTTCGTGCGCGGCTGGGATGAGGTCGCCAGGGAATGCGAGCCCATTTATTTGTCGACAGGCGCATCGCCGCAGGCAGAGCCGCGGCATAGCAGGTAG
- a CDS encoding GtrA family protein, with amino-acid sequence MEVPRRMQGIHGEFARFLIVGAANTLSTYLLYLLLLAFFPYLIAYSLSYCTGIVISYFLNIRFVFKRHVSLATFLAFPVVYISQYCLSALILWLLVEQSGVAPALAMVGVIAATVPITFLMSRFVLRKR; translated from the coding sequence ATGGAAGTCCCGCGCCGGATGCAAGGTATACACGGAGAATTTGCACGCTTCCTGATCGTCGGTGCGGCCAACACCCTGTCGACGTACCTGCTGTACCTGTTGCTGCTCGCCTTCTTTCCCTACTTGATCGCCTATTCGCTTTCTTACTGCACCGGCATCGTGATTTCCTATTTCCTGAATATCCGCTTCGTCTTCAAGCGACACGTCAGCCTTGCCACTTTCCTCGCATTCCCTGTCGTATACATCAGCCAGTATTGCCTGAGTGCGCTGATACTCTGGCTGCTGGTCGAACAAAGCGGCGTAGCGCCCGCGCTGGCAATGGTGGGGGTGATTGCCGCGACCGTTCCCATCACCTTCCTGATGAGCCGCTTCGTCCTCCGCAAAAGATAA
- a CDS encoding glycosyltransferase family 2 protein: MVNALSVVIPVYRNEGSIPTLIAALSDVAHKARQDFDCAVEVVFVVDGSPDNSYAVLAQSLPAAPFASQLLLHSRNFGSFAAIRTGLQAATGQYFGVIAADLQEPPELVLQFLERLIPGDCDVVVGCRENREDPLLTRIASDLFWKLYKKFIIHDIPEKGVDVFGCNRTFRDKLLSLEEANSSLVGLIFWLGFRRAEVSYDRRIRQHGKSAWTLKKKINYLLDSVFSFTDLPIKLLSLFGLLGIIASAILGTIIILAKILGGIAVPGYAATVLTVIFFGALNSLGFGIIGAYAWRAYENTKGRPLSVVMLEQKFDGTDKK, from the coding sequence ATGGTGAACGCCCTTTCCGTAGTGATCCCCGTCTATCGCAACGAGGGATCGATACCAACGCTGATCGCCGCATTGTCGGACGTCGCGCACAAGGCCAGGCAGGATTTCGATTGCGCGGTCGAGGTGGTGTTCGTCGTGGACGGCAGCCCCGACAACAGCTACGCCGTCCTCGCGCAATCGCTGCCTGCGGCGCCGTTCGCCTCGCAGCTGCTGCTGCACTCGCGCAACTTCGGTTCCTTTGCGGCTATCCGCACCGGGCTTCAGGCCGCGACCGGCCAGTACTTCGGCGTTATCGCCGCCGATCTTCAGGAGCCGCCGGAACTGGTGCTGCAGTTCCTCGAACGCCTCATCCCCGGAGATTGCGATGTCGTGGTGGGATGCAGGGAGAACCGCGAGGACCCGCTGCTCACCCGCATCGCCTCCGACCTGTTCTGGAAGTTGTACAAGAAATTCATCATCCACGACATCCCGGAGAAGGGCGTGGACGTGTTCGGCTGCAACAGGACATTCCGCGACAAGCTGCTGTCGCTGGAGGAAGCGAACAGCTCGCTGGTCGGTCTGATCTTCTGGCTGGGATTCCGCCGTGCCGAGGTTTCCTACGACCGGCGCATCCGCCAGCACGGAAAGAGCGCATGGACACTGAAGAAGAAGATCAACTACCTGCTCGACAGCGTGTTCTCGTTCACTGACCTGCCGATCAAGTTGCTGAGCCTGTTCGGCCTGCTCGGCATCATCGCTTCGGCGATACTCGGCACCATTATCATCCTTGCGAAGATCCTCGGCGGGATTGCCGTACCAGGCTATGCCGCCACCGTGCTGACGGTGATCTTCTTCGGCGCCCTGAACTCGCTGGGCTTCGGCATCATCGGGGCCTATGCCTGGCGCGCCTACGAGAACACCAAGGGACGGCCGCTTTCGGTGGTCATGCTCGAGCAGAAATTCGACGGCACGGACAAGAAATAA
- a CDS encoding O-antigen ligase family protein: MKLSGAELQRWTRPPLRMSTILIGFTVPISVALDNLLLAVVLLGAIFNARAVWQLGAHHPVARAALLLFGWLFVAMFYGTASLSEAAGILGKYLDLAFIPLFMLLLTGPRERQWAQYSFLASMGLTLLLSYLVGLGILAPQHWMCADAGTANPVIFHSHITQNNMMAFAAFLALLNMRKAFSRRAQLAWGVFALLAMVNVLFMVQGRTGYMILSILLAWSAWSALCGYFRSRGKVCGWKQGLGLLLALVGFALAAYYTSPRLSERVSQVSAEYQVWQPNRGGDSSTGLRLDFYYNTLHIVQQHPLFGVGTGGFPEAYAQQTQGKDVMKIRNPHNEYLMIAAQTGVFGLLLLLHLFYAQWRNAPGLDTPFERDAARGLVLAYMVNCLFNSALLDHADGLFFAFMTAVLFAGMNREKKIG, from the coding sequence ATGAAATTGTCAGGCGCTGAACTCCAGCGCTGGACTCGACCGCCGTTGCGGATGAGTACCATATTGATCGGATTCACGGTGCCAATTTCAGTTGCGCTGGATAATCTGCTGCTGGCCGTCGTGCTTCTGGGGGCGATTTTCAATGCGCGGGCTGTCTGGCAGTTGGGCGCACATCATCCCGTCGCCCGTGCGGCCTTGTTGCTGTTCGGTTGGCTGTTTGTTGCCATGTTTTATGGCACAGCTTCGCTGTCAGAGGCGGCAGGCATTCTTGGCAAATACCTGGACTTGGCTTTCATTCCGTTGTTCATGCTACTGCTTACCGGACCAAGGGAGAGGCAATGGGCGCAATATTCCTTCCTGGCCTCGATGGGGCTGACCTTGTTGCTGTCTTATCTGGTGGGCTTGGGCATACTTGCGCCGCAGCACTGGATGTGCGCGGATGCCGGGACAGCCAATCCGGTTATCTTTCATAGCCACATTACGCAAAACAACATGATGGCGTTCGCGGCCTTCCTTGCGCTGCTCAATATGCGTAAGGCCTTCTCCCGACGTGCACAGCTGGCATGGGGGGTGTTCGCCTTGCTGGCGATGGTCAATGTGCTGTTCATGGTGCAGGGGCGAACCGGCTACATGATCCTCTCGATATTGCTCGCATGGTCTGCCTGGTCAGCATTGTGTGGTTACTTTCGTTCTCGCGGAAAGGTTTGCGGCTGGAAACAGGGTCTCGGGCTGTTGCTTGCCCTGGTCGGATTTGCGCTGGCAGCCTATTACACATCGCCGCGCTTGTCCGAGCGGGTGAGTCAGGTGAGCGCGGAATACCAGGTCTGGCAACCGAACCGGGGCGGGGACAGTTCTACCGGATTGAGATTGGATTTTTATTACAACACGTTGCACATAGTGCAACAGCACCCGTTGTTCGGCGTCGGGACAGGTGGTTTCCCTGAAGCCTATGCGCAGCAGACACAGGGGAAAGATGTAATGAAAATTCGGAATCCTCACAACGAATACCTGATGATTGCGGCGCAGACTGGTGTGTTCGGACTGCTGTTGCTGCTGCACCTGTTTTATGCGCAGTGGCGAAATGCACCGGGACTGGACACACCATTTGAACGGGATGCCGCACGTGGACTGGTGCTGGCCTATATGGTGAATTGTCTGTTCAATTCCGCGTTGCTGGATCATGCGGATGGCCTGTTCTTCGCTTTCATGACGGCTGTGTTGTTCGCCGGAATGAATCGGGAGAAAAAAATTGGCTAG